CAGCTTGTTTGGGTTGAAGTATTCATGTCAACAAAACAGTCCAGAGGTCAACGGTCAGcaaataattgttttttttgaGTGTGTAATCGTGtggcgagacagagagactgatagCAAgataagagaatgagagagagcgagagagaaaatgagagctaAAGGGGGACCAATGAGTGACTGCGTGACCTACGTGTGCGCAAACATAAATACATCATACTAACCACCCGACCACCATTCCTCATCTCGTCCATTCCCTatacacactcattcactcattcactcattcactcattcagCAGTCTCTCAGGATGGAAGAGTCGCCTCACTGGGAGACTTAACAGTCGAGGTGAAGGAAACTAGGATCATTAGACACTTCTGGCTTGCCTCCAGGACTGGCACAGACTCTTGGGGGGGCTTACAGTAATATGTGCTCCCGGTCTGCAAGGGATGGGCCCTGCCAACAGGAAAGGTCACATGGTCATCCCTGACACTCCCATCATACAGTACCTCCTCATAAAGACCTCAACTTCTCACACCCACATCCCCTCATCCTGCTCCTAGTGTTGTACCCTTCTGTCCTTCTTTAGTTCTTTATCTTGCTGTACCTCATGAACCTTCCCCTCCTTTCCACCCCATCTCcccacttccctccctctctcccttcccctctctccctacccctccctccttcagtcACACTGGTATTCAATTCACTCATCTTCTTCTATCAGCATTTTCTTGATGTTTAATCCCTTTCTCTCACAATCTTTCCCCTTGATCCCAtatcctttctcttcctctcaggcATCCTGGTGTTCCTGTCTCTCATAGTCTTCCATCAGTCCGTTCTTTCCTTCCTGGCCAGCGACCACACAGTCCCCCTGCACCACGAGCTGTCCTGGTCAGTGTCTTCTATGGGCTGTGCTGGAGCCATCCTCATCCTGGGCGGAGCCCTCTTTCTGCTCCTGGCCCTGCCCTACAGCCCCTGGCAGAGATGTCTGCCTCACCAGGACAGCAACAGCTAGTGGCCGTAAGGAAGTATTGCAATTGAATAACAAACAAATTGCAATAACTTTGTTCTTCTgttacacagtacacacaggaTTACTCACTTGTCCTGAATGTTGTTTGTTACGGCTGGGTTGTTGTACTGCGCCAGTTCATGCATTTAAATAGCTAGTGCAACACACTATTTGGATGAATTTCAATGACCTTCCCTAGGAAAAATCTAGTAGAAGTGGTTCCAAGGATAGTATTTAGTATAGTACAGCACTACCAACTGACCTACTCTGATGACATGCAACTGGCTTAGTTTAGGGTCATGGATGATTGCTGTAGGAATTTGTCAAATCTTAGTTAGAACTTCTGTAGAAGAGGCACCCTCAATTAAAATGCTACCTCTGTGCCAGATTTCTGTCATCTGCCACAATAAAACCAATCTCTGTCTAACTattcacgcccccccccccccccccacacacacacacacacacacctgacactccAGGCAGACTCAAGCTCATACGAAGTGTAAGGTTCAGTTAGTATTGGCACCCAGGTTTGGGAGGGATACTGACACGGATAGCTGAGCAGACAGGTGTGAGACTGATGCTAACTGAGTGCAGATGCTGACTCTAAAGTGTTGGCTACTAGCGCTAATGTTCCTTCTCACATCACATGTGAAGACTTCAGTTCTGTCAGCCTCCCAAGCATGACATTGAAAATGGATGCAAaattgttttggaggaatcaaAGACATGTTCTGAGGTTGCTgaactttttttcattttttttggtTATTTACTATTGTTGTGATCAATCTATCAGTCTTATGAAACAAGTTTATAACACTGACAATTCATGGTCTTGTAAATAGAATGTCTATGTATAACTACAACCCAGATACCATAAGTGACCTAATGTACACGTTCAGGAGATTCCACCAATGAACTGGGACACAATATAGCATAGTACCTTTAGAAAGATATATCTAAACCTCATTGTGGAACTGAGATTTTCAGTGTTTTTATGTGTTCACCTGTGTAAATGCAAACTGTTGCTCTTTCACTTTTGAAGGGtaattcattattattattgacaTGATATTTATTATGAAATGTGAATATAAGATATTCCTCTCCTacacctttctccttctcttgtctTTCATCATCCTCCATCTGTCCCACAATGTGAAGAAACATATCTTTCACCTTCTTGACCTCCATCCAATCTCTCCCTTTATGGTgcactcaccctctccctctccctctctctctctctctctctctctctctctctctctctctctctctctctctctctctctctccttgctctgtctctggtcctctctttctcccctatctctctctctcccacatgtTGGCAACATTCTCCTCTATATTTAGGCCATGACAAATCTGGCTGAAAGGGATAAGCAACACAAACCTGGATTCGAGCTGTGTTTCCCAAACACATACAATATAATACAATACACATGATCACAGATAGACTCACACATGTACAACCTATGATAATAATGTCAATCTTGACAGGGAAAGATTTTAGCTCTGATTATGTTTTCTTCTGTTCTTGACCAGAAGTCCATATTTTGGAGAGCCATTAAAGTGAGTTGCCTGACTCACCACACTCTGTCCAGCTGGAGTCAGGCAGTCACTCAGTCCTGTATTAAATGTCTCTATAAATCTATagacatccccacacacacacctttacacacgcacacacccgcaCCACATACTATGAGTACATATTCTGTCACTCATGCTAGATCTGGTGGTTGACTGGGCTGAAAGCCAGGCCCCCTCGGTGGATATCTCCGGTGTGTTAACCCTTGTCCTCATTCTGTACCCACCCATAcacatagccccccccccccccccccacacacacacacgtccagttTGGATACAGACGAAACACGAACCTCTGTCGCCAGTCACTGGACACCCAGCCCACTCTGTATATTTAGCTGTGTAATCGTTTTGAAATGGACACGCTCAGTTttgtgtgttcaagtgtgtatgtgaatgggcATCTcaaacgtgtgtctgtgtgtgtatgagaaaaTGGCTATTAGAGCATCTAAGatacgtgtgtgtaggtgtgtgtggctcGGCGTAGATCAGACGTAATAGGAGGAAAGGGCCCCTTCTGACATTACCAAAATACAAGAGGCCTGACCCTACCACCTCATAACTCACCTTGTTGTCATGGCACCCTGGGTCAGCAGCTGTCCCCATCCCCTCATGTCACAGTCTCTTCCTGTCCGGTTCCCCCATTCCCAAGCCATCAGAACTACCTCCCTTCTGGGGTGTTTATCGGGACAGGGAGACTCCGCAGCAACTAGACCCCCCACAGAGAGCTAGCTAATTAAAACTCCAAACTCAATCACACATCACGCTAGATCCAGGTTGGCTCAACCTCCGCCTCAGACCTCGTCCTGCAGACGAGCTTTAATGAGATTAGAGGCTTCCATATTTCCCCTGGGTTCAGAGTGGCCCTGTCCTCTTGACATTCTCCCAGTGGAGGGGAGATTTGGGCTTATTAAGATGTTATTGTGTTAATTAATGGATCTACATGGTGTTCTGGAACTTGTGGTGTCATGGAACCCTGTTAGGTTctgttcccctccttctctgctgtGCAGGTTCCTCCTGAGGTTAACATCCAAGACGAACGACTGTGAACTCTGACCTACTGTACACTCAAATGATTTtttatgagagaaagaaaaagacagaaatcAATTAGAATCCGTTTGACGTCTATAAGGTTCTGTTTAGAACATTTAGGATTCCAAGCAACACCTGAACATTTTTCTATATTCTCTGCTCTATATACTGTAGCACCCTTAGTTCAAgtgtcccacaatgcactgctacTGGCCCATCACTCAAGACCATCAGGAGAATGGAAATAGCTTTGAAATTGGAAATAGCTATTTTTCATTACATAATTCACTTGGCAGGGGGTTAAAAGCCGATGTTAGCTTGTCCCAGTTATGTCAACTGTAATCGGGTTGCTACTACAAATAAAGTTTGAAATTACCTACCCACCCAAATGTACTCTGTCACAATTCTGTATGCCCTGTGGAAGTGCTTAATGACAGAGTCAACACAAAGTATTTTCATATataatcatctttatttcataTATTTATTGTTCTTTTCTCAGTGAGGTTCAGAATATTGTATTGCTTTCCCATTGTAAATGTACTCCTCTCACTTAAGAAACAGCGTGGAGTCACGGTGTGAGTGTCAGGATACTTCTGCTCTCAGAGGTTGACAGGCTCTCTCAGCCCTCCTTGCCCAAACAAACGGTACGCAGTACGAACCGGAAACAATAACATTAAGGATACCTACGTATACCATCACgaaaataaacggatttatATAAATTCTATCGTCTAATACACTAGTGGTCAGAAACCATAGAAAACACTGAGTAGGCTACGTTGGTTATATCAATCAAATCAATAGCCAGCAAAAAGTAAATTGGTGATAACAGTatgtaataatattaataatatgtaTATTCAACATCACACTCACATTGGCGCACATGCTTTTGACATGATACCGTTAGATTTGGAGTGAACAAAAACAATTGAAATCCTCAACTTCAAAGGAatagaaaaatacaaaaaatcatATTTCTAAAATGTACAAATTTTACCCTGCAATAACGTTTACTACAATAAGTTAAAAACAACAGCAACGTTGGTAATAGTCAAGAGAAAGTTACAATCTTGTGTAACCGATGATCAAGCACTCGGAATGAAAGACAACCCAAAGATCACCACCACAGACATTATGTTTGTTTGAAAAATAATCTAATACTCAATAATATTGTTAATTATACATTTATTATTTCTAGTCTGTAGAATAGGATAAATAGAGTGAAATAGAGATGGATCGAAAGAGAGAGGCTTGCACTTCACACTacttccatcctcccccccatccccttatCCCCTCATTCCTTCCAAGTCCACTTTACCTACTCTACAGCCCTttttggtaacactttacagaAGTAATCGTACAGCCTTCAGCAAGATGGATGTCAGAAGCAGTCATAACAACAAAAGCATTACATAGGCAGATACTGTACATCACTAATATGGCATTTAACTGTGTAGGAGATAACTATGGctactagctaactagctaattgGTTAAATGGGTAACTAAGTAACTAGGCACTGAAAGCCATAGTGTGGGTCATGACCAGGTTAAGGCAGTTGTCATGAACGTACACTAGTTGTTATGACTGCTTGTATCACCGTATTAAATCGTTATGGCAGCAGTACGAAGGCTTCACAATGCGATTAGCTGTTAAGTGTTAGCTTTAGCTTAGCATGCCACCATGTcagcctttctcctcctcctcttccccctccacactctctctatccGCGGTTCACACTGGCGTGGTTCTCCTGTTCAACGTGTCAGAGTTGCTATCTCTGTCGCGCTTGGCCGTCAGCCTATCGAGCGTGGCCATGCCTCTGTCACGCTCCATGGTGGAGGTGGGCGGCTGAGAGGTGGCAGGGCCTGAGGAGGTTGAGGTATTCAACGGTGCGGCAGACACAGGTGCATTCTGGGCCGAGGCAGCGAGGTTGGACTTGGAGAGGGACGGCAGGGTGCCGCTCAtcatcactcctcctcctccactgtccGCGCCACCATCTTTTGGGAAGTAGTTGTGCAACTGGTAGAGCGTGGCCCGATCCACCGTCCCGTACAGAGGgggacctcctcctcccagactcCCCAGCTTGGAGTCCCTGGTCAGCGTGTACATGGAgatatccccccctcctccaccgctGGTGTGGTGGGGGTTGGGCAGGGTGGCCACGGAGAACGGCGGAGCAGAGGGCGGCAGGGTGAAGCTCTTGGCGCCCCCTACTGGTGAGGCGTCGCGCGAGTGGGGTGGGTCGGTGGAGTGCGAACTGGAGCGAGAACGCCGGCGGAAACGGTAGCTGGGGAGGCGGAGCATGGCGTGAGTGGTGGTCTTGAAGAGGTCGGTGCGGGATCGGCAGCgcagctccttgttcttctCGATGTAGATGTTCACGGCGAGAACGCCCACCATCTCAGCCAGGATGAAGGACAAGCCGCCAAAGTAGAAAGACCAGCCATAAGAGTAGTGCCACTTCTTATCCTCGTCCTTCTTAGGAGAGATGTCGCTTAGAGCGGCCGAGATGTACACAATCACACCGATTATGTTACTTAGacctggagggggcagggagggagggtaaggtAAGGTAAGGTAATTAAAAAGGCCGAGATAAAGAGACAACAGTGAGTGAGATGGTGATTCAATCAAAGGATGAAGAATAAAGGAATAAGAATGAGTTCAAGAGCTTGAGGGAGGTAGAGCTTTGGCTGTAGCTTACATATAAAAGGGGAACAGGCataagagaagaaaaaagaaagcacACTATCCGGAAGGAGACCAGACTAGTACCTGCTGCCACAAACAGGATTCCCCCTCCCAAAATGATGTTCCTCTTGCTTTTATAGAAGCTGCTGGAAGCAACACACACCCCGCCCAGCAGGAGCAGGATGGCGCTCAGGATGGGGAAGATGCTCGAGGCCCGAACTACGCCTGAACAGAAAAAAGAAGATGTTAAATACAACTGAGTTGCAGGTAGACACGTTAAAtgacctctctcactcttctatGAAAGGGACCGTGCTTTGATACTCAATAAAACATCTCAAGATGAACATCTCAAGATGCTCTGCAGTTCTTTCCCGGAAATTTAAACTAAAATTCCAGAGATTCCTGAAATATGTAAAAGTGACCCTCATTAGACTGACTACGAGTACAGTAGTCCCATTTAGAAAACTGTGGCATTTTATATAGCAGTTATCCATGGCCACCCTTGATACATATCTGCCTATCACCTTGTCTATATGAATATATCCTgtgcaatttgaaatgtaatcaTGATGCATGAAATCTCATACTGAGTGTACAGACAGATACTGTATCAAAGGGATTCTCTTACATGGCCAGGATGTGGTATAAATGGCCTGAAGCAGAACTACTCAGTAGGAACATTTAATCTGAACAAGTCTGAAGTGGATGGCACATAGCACATTGCATAAATGCATTGTCAACTCTTAGCTCTCCTAAATCATCCCAGCCCTCTCATGGGCAAGACATGACAAGAGGCGCTTGATCACGACCATCGCAAGTACAactggttcctctctctctgttaaaaTGGTGTCTAAGACATTTTCAAACCCCATGCCAAGATGcagtcatgttttttttctgaggGTTTGTTTCCACAGCTCTGTTGAAAGGAGCACGGCGCGGCCGCCCCCAGACTCCTCACCCAGCATGCACCTGGCCCCCTTCAATGTTCCTCTTCAGCATTTGCACTTCAATCCAAAATCAGTGGTGTTGACAATCGcccacctcccctcatccctccatctctccatccccctcttttctgtgtctctgtccctccatctcatTCCCATTCCTCTCCTAGTCTGTCCTAAACTCAGtgattttaaatttttgttctacGTAATGTTTATTTTACCAGCAGAGTATACTCATTTTtttgctcatctctctcttttatatctCCCTCTATTCCCCTCTATCTCCATccttctcaccctccatccctctctcccatccacccttccacccccctctccctccatccctcttttcttCACTCACGCAGCAGGTACTCAGCAGCATCCTGGTCGTAGTCTGCATCATCAGGGAAATGATTGATCTGAGAACACACTCCGCTTTTCAgccctgagagacagagagagagagagagagagagagagagagagagagagagagagagagagagagagagagagagagagagagagagagagagagagagagagagagagagagagagagagagagagagagagagagagagagagggacagagagaaaaggagggacagaaggatggagacagaagggggggggagacagagaagaagggtggatgggaggatggagaaCGAGAGCCACGATttagtttgggggggggggggtttcacagagagagagagcccaatTCAGTGTAGTTTGTTTGAACAGTTGTAGCATACTGCCACCATGTCATTACAGTAGAACCTGCCGTTGAGGAAAAAGACATTTTCTGTCTCGGGAGACAAAAGCAGCATCAACACAGTAATAATCATGTTGAGTGGCACACCATAATAATGGTTTTTCCTGCTGAGCCAGCACCTGTCTAAAACACTGCATTATATAAAATGGcggtacgtctgtgtgtgagtgcgtttgcgtgcatgtatgagtgtgtaatgTCCCTTGTTGAAGCTGTCTGCCCCTTTTTCAGGTGGGCAAATGGAAAAGCAGTGCGGACCtgactcatctctctcctccctgtcctccttgaCATTACCCGAGTGTGCTACTGAACACTACCTGGCAGTTTCATGGCTCGGCAGCTGTGGAAAGCAGCGTTGTCCGCTCTGATGCGTCTCcatgtgtgattatgtgtgagGACTTCATGCTCCAGTAGCTCATCAAGCGTCGTCCCAATACTCCCCGCGGGATGACGCATGCACGTACACATGTAGGTactcacataagcacacacaaagatacacacacacactccccccatcCCCGGTGTCCGGTCTGACGAACCTTCCAGGCAGCAGATCCTCCAGAGGCCCGAGTGTGTGAGCGCGCCGGGGTCTTTCTTGTCCTTGTTGTTGGGGTCTTCCTGAGACGAGTTGGCCGTGCTGTTGCAGATGAAGGCCCGGGCGTAGAGCCAGTAGTCGGTGCCGATGGCCACGGTCATCAGGGCGAAGGCCGCGAAGGCCCCCATGGTGGTGAGCAGAACCTGGATGCCCCGCTCGCACCACACcatggctgggagggaggggaggagacgaggggaggaggaagtacCAAACaagtgagggtgggggttgggggtgggggggtggcgaGCTGTCACTGCATGACAGAGGCCGGATGCTGAAGTTTGGAAAATATGAAAAGCTGGCATCCGGAGTGAATGAAAACTGCTAGGTCTACTGGTTGTTTCCAAGGCAACAGCAGTACCAGGATGCTCTGTTCCTGAGGCGTTGCTATGCTGACCTAGTCTTGACCTGGGTCTCTAAACCTGGAGAGAAGTCACACCCCACATAGGGAAGGACTCCTACTGTAGAAGATATCCTTAGTGTTTACAACCAAGAACAGGTACAGCACCAGAGTCcaaagtacagtatgtgttgtgGAATCACAAGCTTAGCTACCACAACTGAATCGACAACCATTATTTTCAACGCTCAGAGGCACACCCGTTCAAGCATGCctatgtttaagtgtgtgtgtatggttagtTACTTTTTGTTGTATtattgtatgtgtgcatttcatgcttgtgcgtgtgtatgtgagtgtgtgtatgtgtgcattagtGTGTGGCGTTCATTACCTGGGGGCATGTGTCTGCCTTTCGCCTCCATGCCTTTTGTCTGTAGCTAGCTGTTCCTCGTCAGTGGAGAAAGTGGTGGGGTCCCCTCTCTCCAAGCTGCATCCATCGACTggctctctccctatctctctccctatctctctccttcctccctcacttctTTTCACCCTTAATTCgtatgccttctctctctcttcaccctcgtTCTCTCTGCTAGGTCCCTGGGTGAGTGAGGTTCCGCTAGCTGTCGTCCTTCTCAGAGGATAACCATAGCAGtcctggaggggaagagagagagagagagagagagagagagacagagagagagagagagagagagagagaagagagagagagagagagagagagagagagagagagagagagagagggagagagagagagagagaaaagagtagggagagagaacaattagagagagagagagagagagagagagagagagagagagagagagagagagagagagagagagagagagagagagagagagagagagagagagaatgattgaAGGGGgatgaagacagagacagagtcaaGTGGTTATGTAGGATCTTACCTTAAAAACCTGACAACCAAAAGAATATTAATCAACTATTCAGCCCAACAGATTCTTCATGACAGGTCCAAAGAAAATAAATCAGAATGCTGGTTCTACATTTcccaaagagggagagaatgaaagagagatggagcaacagagagaaagagagagaaagagagagagataaagcaaTAGAgaacgggaggagagagagagagcgagagagcgtgtTCTATTCcattgccatggcaacagtgAATTCCAAAGTCTAGGACTGAACAGGGTGAGTGAGAagagtgtgtggtgagggggggggggggggggggggtggaggtgggaaaGAAACAGCTGAGGGGATTTTCATGAGATTAAACAGCATTTAAATATATTGATGCTTTGGACCCCCACCATTACTGTGTAAAGACATACTactacacatatatatatattagttgTGGATGATTCGAAACCTTACACAGCACAGTAAAGGTGCACTGCTATTTAATTCTAGGTGACGATGagaatggtggtggtggtggtgatgatgatgatccaagtCCATATAAATCTAGACCAGGTCTCCAGGAATCATCATGAAATCACTGTCAAGTTTTCCCAGCTGCACACAGCCATGCATCAGACTAGCTCGACTCACTCAGCTCAGTGAAACAGTAGAGGAATAATGCAGACCGTATTGTAGTGTGACCATAAACACATGAAGGATCAAACAGACATATCCTAGTTCCTAGAGAGAGAAACGTGCATGTGTGATACTGATGCATGAATATTATAGAACATTTTGAACACTTCTCTAGGTACAGCCCCAGGGTGTGTACACGGTATTCTAATGGGGCACCTCTGGGAGGTATACACTACGGATCAACCTCGACGATAGACTCAGTTCTGAGCGTCTTTATGCGCTCGCAACATGTCATGGGAAGAAAGACTGTCATACTGTGAATGGGGGATTCATATGAATCTTAAACTCTATGCTTTATAAGACACCCCAAAACACCCCTACCACCTGTATGATGACTGTCGTGCTGCGAAATAGGATTATACAAATGTGAAAGGGGTACTGATTTGACCTGAAGATGCACTAAAGAGATTGTGATGGTTCGCGTCCGTATGTCACTCAGAAAGCTATAGTTAATTGTAAAATAGGCCTACTGCTCTATTCGGTATTTTGTTTGCAGACAGTAATGACATATAACACTATAGAAATCGACGTAATTTTAGTCAAATAAATCAATAATTGACCAACAGAATACTAATTGTAGCGTAGGCTATCTAGTTCTGGAAACAATAATTAGTAATTGGAGAAGACCGCTGCCAGATCCAATCGGATTAGCCTAATCGCAGTATCGGAAGGTTGTTAATGAATCAAAACCTTACCGTGAATATGTGAACTTCTGCAGCTGTGTCTGTGGATGGACACCGCAAGGCAAGAGACGGAACTGTGAGAACATCAGATAATTGCAAGAATGAATGTCGACCGACGCTGTCAGTgagcggaggaggggagaagaggtcttGAACCTCGCAGGAAAAATGCAGTTTTTCTGTTATTCTTTAGATAATTGGACCGCATTTAGATAAATTATTCAATCGAACGAACTGACCGTGATGGATAACACTCAAATAATTCATCAGCATTAAGGTCCCAATTGTTAATCCGTCAGGTGGTTTTGCCAGTTAATGTTCCTAATTTTAGGGGTTGTATCTGGTCAGACGCTGTGTAGTAAACCTTAACGTTCATATGAAACGATATGTAGTGAGACGGATAGATAGATAGTTTTGTCCTTTACAGCTTTGTTGTGGTATGACTCACAGGAGAGAAATATTGATTGCACGATTGCCTGTTGAATTTTGCATTAGCTCTGTTGGTAATCcaagatgacacacacatacagtggccCTGTCCGCAGGCACAgatgcgcgcacgcacacacacacacacacacacgcacacacacacacacacacacacacacatacgtacagcTTGAAAAGTAACAGAATGTCCTAGGTTTGGTTTTCTCTACAAACATTCTTCAGTTTACTTGACTGttatcaggagtgtgtgtgtttgtgtgtgtagcacaTACTACAAACAAAAAGCACACTTGCACCTATTTCACCTCTATTTATTTAATAGCTGTAGACTATGACATGGAAATCAGCCACCCCACAAACAGATTCCCACACAGTGATATTCACATCTCCACAAACCCTATCTCTCGGGTGTTAACAATCAATCTCTACCAGTGCAACAAAATTAatacattaattaaaaaaaaaacattaaaacatgACATGATCATTATTATTCCATTGTAGCAGCACTGATATTACAATTTACAATAATACTAGTtaaacaataataacaatataacaTTAATAATAGCAATTGTTCTCAGTTACTGCTGTTAGGCACAGTTCCCTTAAATACGCTCCAAGAACAAACGGTTCTTAGCGAGAGACTTTACAGAACAAGAAAGAATGAGCGAAGACAGtggggaggagtgagagaagaggggaggagtgagataagaggggaggagtgagagaagaggggaggaagtgagagaagagggggggagtgagagaagagtggaggaagtgagagaagaggggaggagtgagagaagaggggaggagtgagagaagaggggaggagtgagataagaggggaggaagtgagagaagaggggaggaagtgagagaagaggggaggaagtgagagaagaggggaggaagtgagagaaaaggggaggaagtagaagagacag
Above is a window of Osmerus mordax isolate fOsmMor3 chromosome 18, fOsmMor3.pri, whole genome shotgun sequence DNA encoding:
- the LOC136961762 gene encoding voltage-dependent calcium channel gamma-4 subunit-like isoform X1; translated protein: MEAKGRHMPPDLAVFIPLPAMVWCERGIQVLLTTMGAFAAFALMTVAIGTDYWLYARAFICNSTANSSQEDPNNKDKKDPGALTHSGLWRICCLEGLKSGVCSQINHFPDDADYDQDAAEYLLRVVRASSIFPILSAILLLLGGVCVASSSFYKSKRNIILGGGILFVAAGLSNIIGVIVYISAALSDISPKKDEDKKWHYSYGWSFYFGGLSFILAEMVGVLAVNIYIEKNKELRCRSRTDLFKTTTHAMLRLPSYRFRRRSRSSSHSTDPPHSRDASPVGGAKSFTLPPSAPPFSVATLPNPHHTSGGGGGDISMYTLTRDSKLGSLGGGGPPLYGTVDRATLYQLHNYFPKDGGADSGGGGVMMSGTLPSLSKSNLAASAQNAPVSAAPLNTSTSSGPATSQPPTSTMERDRGMATLDRLTAKRDRDSNSDTLNRRTTPV
- the LOC136961762 gene encoding voltage-dependent calcium channel gamma-4 subunit-like isoform X2; translated protein: MEAKGRHMPPAMVWCERGIQVLLTTMGAFAAFALMTVAIGTDYWLYARAFICNSTANSSQEDPNNKDKKDPGALTHSGLWRICCLEGLKSGVCSQINHFPDDADYDQDAAEYLLRVVRASSIFPILSAILLLLGGVCVASSSFYKSKRNIILGGGILFVAAGLSNIIGVIVYISAALSDISPKKDEDKKWHYSYGWSFYFGGLSFILAEMVGVLAVNIYIEKNKELRCRSRTDLFKTTTHAMLRLPSYRFRRRSRSSSHSTDPPHSRDASPVGGAKSFTLPPSAPPFSVATLPNPHHTSGGGGGDISMYTLTRDSKLGSLGGGGPPLYGTVDRATLYQLHNYFPKDGGADSGGGGVMMSGTLPSLSKSNLAASAQNAPVSAAPLNTSTSSGPATSQPPTSTMERDRGMATLDRLTAKRDRDSNSDTLNRRTTPV
- the LOC136961762 gene encoding voltage-dependent calcium channel gamma-4 subunit-like isoform X3; the protein is MVWCERGIQVLLTTMGAFAAFALMTVAIGTDYWLYARAFICNSTANSSQEDPNNKDKKDPGALTHSGLWRICCLEGLKSGVCSQINHFPDDADYDQDAAEYLLRVVRASSIFPILSAILLLLGGVCVASSSFYKSKRNIILGGGILFVAAGLSNIIGVIVYISAALSDISPKKDEDKKWHYSYGWSFYFGGLSFILAEMVGVLAVNIYIEKNKELRCRSRTDLFKTTTHAMLRLPSYRFRRRSRSSSHSTDPPHSRDASPVGGAKSFTLPPSAPPFSVATLPNPHHTSGGGGGDISMYTLTRDSKLGSLGGGGPPLYGTVDRATLYQLHNYFPKDGGADSGGGGVMMSGTLPSLSKSNLAASAQNAPVSAAPLNTSTSSGPATSQPPTSTMERDRGMATLDRLTAKRDRDSNSDTLNRRTTPV